One genomic segment of Vulpes vulpes isolate BD-2025 chromosome 2, VulVul3, whole genome shotgun sequence includes these proteins:
- the GC gene encoding vitamin D-binding protein, whose translation MKRILVFLFAVAFVHALERGRDYEKEKVCKELANLGKDDFTSLSMVLYSRKFPSSTFEQISHLVNEVVSLTETCCAEGADPDCYDHRTSALSARSCEKDSPFPVHPGTAECCTREGLERKLCMAALKHQPQEFPTYVEPTNDEICEAFRKDPKDFAEKFMYEYSINYGQAPLSLLVGYTKSYLSMVGSCCTSSRPTACFLKERLQMKHLSLLTTMSNRICSQYAAYGKEKSRLSHLIKLAQKVPTAELEDVLPLAEEINTVLSKCCESTSEDCMAKELPEYTVKICDNLSTKNSKFKDCCQEKTPMDIFVCAYFMPAAPTPELPAIELPANADVCDKGNTKAIDQYTFELSRRTHLPEVFLSKILEPTLKSLAECCDSEDSTGCMNAQGPQLKKELSSFIDKGQKLCADYSENTFTEFKKKLTEGLKAQFPDASATDLQGLIDKRSDFASKCCSINSPPIYCDSEIDVEMNNTV comes from the exons GCCGAGATTATGAGAAGGAAAAAGTTTGCAAGGAACTTGCCAATCTGGGAAAAGATGACTTCACATCTTT ATCAATGGTCTTATATAGCAGAAAGTTTCCCAGTAGCACATTTGAACAGATCAGTCACCTCGTGAACGAAGTTGTCTCCTTGACAGAAACTTGCTGTGCTGAAGGGGCCGACCCCGACTGCTATGACCACAGG ACCTCAGCATTGTCTGCTAGGTCCTGTGAAAAGGACTCTCCATTCCCAGTACACCCAGGAACTGCTGAGTGCTGTACCAGAGAGGGCCTTGAACGGAAACTCTGTATGGCTGCCCTGAAGCACCAGCCACAAGAATTTCCTACCTATGTAGAGCCAACGAATGATGAAATATGTGAGGCATTCAGGAAAGATCCCAAAGACTTTGCTGAGAA ATTTATGTATGAATATTCCATTAATTATGGACAAGCCCCTCTATCACTCTTAGTCGGTTATACCAAGAGTTATCTCTCTATGGTAGGGTCCTGCTGTACCTCATCAAGGCCAACAGCTTGCTTTTTGAAAGAG AGACTCCAGATGAAACACTTATCACTTCTCACCACTATGTCAAATAGAATTTGTTCACAATATGCTGCTTATGGGAAGGAGAAATCAAGACTCAG CCATCTCATAAAATTAGCACAGAAAGTGCCAACTGCTGAGCTGGAGGATGTTTTGCCACTAGCTGAAGAGATCAACACAGTTCTCTCCAAGTGCTGTGAGTCTACCTCTGAGGACTGCATGGCCAAGGAG CTACCTGAATACACAGTAAAAATCTGTGATAACTTATCCACAAAGAATTCTAAGTTCAAGGACTGTTGTCAAGAAAAAACGCCCATGGACATTTTTGTGTGCGCTTACTTCATGCCAGCTGCTCCAACACCTGAGCTGCCAGCCATTGAGTTGCCTGCAAATGCGGATGTATGTGATAAAGGAAACACCAAAGCCATAGATCA GTATACATTTGAATTAAGTAGGAGAACTCATCTTCCAGAAGTATTCCTCAGTAAAATACTTGAGCCAACCCTGAAAAGCCTTGCAGAATGCTGCGACTCTGAAGATTCTACTGGCTGTATGAATGCTCAG GGACCTCAACTGAAAAAGGAATTATCTTCTTTCATTGACAAGGGACAAAAACTATGTGCAGATTATTCGGAAAACACTTTTACTGAGTTTaagaaaaa ACTAACAGAGGGATTAAAAGCACAATTCCCTGATGCCAGTGCAACGGACCTCCAAGGGTTGATTGACAAGCGCTCAGACTTTGCCTCCAAGTGCTGTTCCATAAACTCACCTCCCATCTACTGTGATTCAGAG attgATGTTGAAATGAACAATACTGTATAG